The Pleuronectes platessa chromosome 11, fPlePla1.1, whole genome shotgun sequence genome includes a window with the following:
- the atg9a gene encoding autophagy-related protein 9A has translation MAHFDTEYQRLEASYSDSPPGEENLLMHVPEGGKSQWHHIENLDLFFQRVYNLHQKNGFTCMLLGEIFELVQLLFVVGFTVFLANCVDYDILFANKFVNHTDSSKVTLPDAFLPVNVCSARIRDNVFVIFLLIISGVFWLHRLVKFIYNVCCYWEIRSFYINALKMTMSELPYATWQEVQARIVEIQKEHQICIHKKELSELDIYHRILRFKNYMVAMVNKSLLPVRFRLPVLGDSVFYTRGLKYNFELIFFWGPGSLFENEWSLKPEYKRGGNRLELADRLASRILWIGIANLLLCPVILVWQILYAFFSYTEVIKREPGSLGARCWSLYGRCYLRHFNELDHELMSRLSKGYKAASKYMNCFLSPLLTVVAKNIAFFAGSLLAVLIALTIYDEDVLAVEHVLSSITLLGVCITVCRSFIPDKHMVFCPEQLLRVILAHIHYMPDHWQGNAHRYETRDQFSQLFQYKAVFILEELLSPVVTPIILIFCLRRKSLEIIDFFRNFTVEVIGVGDTCSFAQMDIRQHGHPAWMSAGKTEASIYQQAEDGKTELSLMHFAITNPQWQPPQETTHFISQLKERVHREATGIPGDTHPLSLSESEPRSLVANLLEGPSTLGSVHFGRDSFLANHAAGVGDGASALRSLSPISSSLHLRGSLSAAHQTAGCNTSAMSKAMAGSGTDARTVSSGSSAWEGQLTSLGLSEYASTEMSIHALYMHELHKQQSLGEMSRHTWHRQESDESSDSIPDEVRSQPTPRSRNLPRSHTYPTTVPSPSTIPTSASATSSTFMGQEAAASEGSSHQRPGRPTTDSFGAGGKVVRSARVPMGGWADDGQAAPRHHGPVPEETSEDEMPPHVHKIT, from the exons ATGGcacactttgacacagagtACCAGCGGCTGGAGGCTTCCTACAGCGACTCTCCCCCTGGAGAAGAGAACCTGCTGATGCATGTGCCTGAAGGAGGCAAAT CCCAGTGGCACCACATAGAAAATCTGGACCTGTTTTTTCAGAGA GTCTATAATCTGCATCAGAAGAATGGATTCACCTGTATGCTGCTGGGAGAGATTTTTGAGCTGGT TCAATTGCTGTTTGTGGTCGGCTTCACCGTATTTCTAGCTAACTGTGTAGATTATGACATCCTCTTTGCCAACAAGTTCGTAAATCACACGGATTCATCTAAAGTTACCTTGCCAGATGCCTTTCTTCCAGTAAACGTCTGCAGTGCTCG CATCCGAGACAATGTGTTTGTGATCTTTTTGCTGATAATCTCTGGGGTGTTCTGGCTACATCGGCTCGTCAAGTTCATCTACAATGTCTGCTGTTACTGGGAGATCCGATCCTTCTACATCAATGCCCTCAAGATGACCATG TCAGAGCTTCCTTACGCAACATGGCAGGAGGTTCAGGCCAGGATAGTGGAGATCCAGAAAGAACACCAGATCTGCATCCACAAGAAGGAACTGTCCGAGCTCGACATCTACCACCGCATCCTCCGCTTTAAAAACTACatg GTTGCCATGGTGAACAAGTCACTCCTTCCTGTTCGTTTTCGACTTCCTGTGCTTGGGGACAGCGTTTTCTACACTCGGGGGCTCAAGTACAATTTTGAGCTCATCTTCTTCTGGGGGCCAG GCTCTCTGTTTGAGAATGAGTGGAGCCTAAAACCAGAATATAAGAGAGGAGGCAACAGGCTGGAGCTGGCTGACAGGCTGGCGTCTCGCATCCTATGGATCGGCATCGCCAATCTGCTACTGTGTCCAGTCATTCTGGTGTGGCAGATTCTCTACGCCTTCTTTAGTTACACTGAG GTGATCAAGCGAGAGCCTGGTTCTCTGGGAGCGAGATGCTGGTCTCTCTACGGTCGCTGTTACCTGCGTCACTTCAATGAGCTGGACCACGAGCTCATGTCACGCCTCAGCAAAGGTTACAAG GCTGCGTCCAAGTACATGAACTGTTTCCTCTCACCACTGCTGACGGTGGTAGCCAAAAATATAGCGTTCTTTGCTGGGTCTCTCCTGGCGGTTCTCATCGCCCTGACCATCTATGACGAGGATGTTCTCGCAGTAGAACATGTTCTGTCGTCGATCACTCTCCTGGGAGTGTGTATCACAGTCTGCAG GTCATTTATTCCTGATAAGCACATGGTGTTTTGTCCTGAGCAGCTGCTGCGGGTTATTTTGGCTCATATCCACTACATGCCCGACCACTGGCAGGGCAACGCACATCGATATGAGACCCGCGACCAGTTCTCCCAGCTCTTCCAGTACAAAGCA GTCTTTATTCTAGAGGAGTTGCTCAGTCCAGTGGTGACTCCCATCATCCTGATCTTCTGTCTGAGGAGAAAGTCTCTGGAGATCATAGATTTCTTCAGGAACTTTACGGTGGAGGTGATCGGGGTGGGTGACACCTGCTCCTTTGCCCAGATGGACATCAGGCAGCATGGACACCCTGCG TGGATGTCAGCAGGAAAGACAGAGGCGTCTATCTACCAACAGGCGGAGGATGGAAAAACAGAGTTATCTCTGATGCACTTTGCCATTACCAACCCTCAGTGGCAGCCTCCTCAAGAAACAACACACTTCATCAGCCAGTTGAAAGAAAGAGTTCACAGAGAGGCCACCGGGATTCCTGGAGACACTCATCCGCTCTCGCTGTCCGAGTCTGAG cCGAGGAGCCTCGTTGCAAACCTCTTAGAAGGCCCCTCCACGCTGGGCTCTGTTCATTTTGGCCGAGATAGCTTTTTGGCCAATCACGCAGCTGGTGTAGGCGATGGAGCATCTGCTTTGCGCTCTCTTTCCCCAATCAGCAGCAGTCTGCACCTCAGAGGAAGTTTGAGTGCCGCTCACCAAACTGCCGGCTGCAACACGTCAGCCATGAGCAAGGCAATGGCAGGCTCGGG GACTGATGCCAGAACTGTGAGCTCAGGCAGCAGTGCATGGGAGGGTCAGCTAACCAGTTTGGGCCTATCAGAGTATGCCTCCACTGAGATGAGCATCCATGCACTTTACATGCATGAG CTTCACAAACAGCAGTCCCTGGGAGAGATGTCTCGTCACACCTGGCACCGGCAGGAGAGCGATGAAAGCAGTGACAGCATTCCAGATGAAGTGAGGAGCCAACCCACCCCTCGTTCCAGAAATTTACCCCGCTCACATACTTACCCCACCACAGTTCCCAGTCCCAGTACCATTCCCACTTCAGCTTCAGCCACCAGCAGTACCTTCATGGGCCAGGAGGCGGCAGCATCAGAGGGAAGCAGCCATCAGAGACCTGGCAGACCAACCACTG ACTCTTTTGGTGCAGGGGGGAAGGTAGTGAGGTCAGCCCGTGTCCCCATGGGAGGGTGGGCAGACGACGGTCAGGCAGCACCACGACACCACGGGCCAGTGCCGGAGGAGACATCAGAGGATGAGATGCCTCCTCACGTACATAAG ATTACATAA
- the zgc:112416 gene encoding LOW QUALITY PROTEIN: uncharacterized protein C21orf58 (The sequence of the model RefSeq protein was modified relative to this genomic sequence to represent the inferred CDS: substituted 1 base at 1 genomic stop codon) yields MATSECLHSNKQENKRFVXFRMPRFQDGSSTVDQMTRLKLRLLEKVGERIRLENEKQDMDDRAESAQSAMIYDGHLDALYSAMRRQQELLQRLREQHMLEDLHRPHTWGGSRRHHQSHFVTVPPRLPALPSILPTHIHHPAPALSFLAPPPPAVPPRIIPQTLPQHPATIIQQLPQQQPLIAKIPPPQLYPALRSGSVKEDMVELMLMQNAKMHQIIMHNMMQKAMPPMALSPTRGPDICATHVGQPDVRTRGGAVHHHHHYDPHPAATQLPPISYPPWLSSGIPAGQAGGHLPPLHHATAPIQLPPVNA; encoded by the exons ATGGCAACCTCTGAATGCCTGcactcaaacaaacaggagAACAAAAGGTTTGTGTGATTCCGAATGCCAAGATTTCAG GATGGCAGCTCCACGGTTGACCAGATGACAAGACTCAAGCTCAGGCTGCTGGAGAAGGTAGGTGAAAGGATA AGACTGGAAAACGAAAAGCAGGATATGGACGACAGAGCAGAGTCGGCACAGTCTGCAA TGATTTATGACGGGCATCTGGATGCACTGTACAGTGCAATGAGGCGACAGCAGGAACTCCTGCAAAGACTGAGG GAGCAGCATATGTTAGAAGACCTTCATAGGCCTCACACCTGGGGAGGGTCCAGAAGACACCACCAGTCCCATTTCGTCACTGTCCCACCACGGCTGCCAGCACTCCCATCCATTTTACCCACTCACATCCACCACCCAGCCCCGGCTTTGTCCTTCCTGGCGCCTCCACCACCTGCTGTGCCTCCGCGCATCATTCCACAGACT CTCCCCCAGCATCCTGCCACCATCATTCAACAGCTGCCCCAACAGCAGCCTCTGATTGCTAAGATTCCTCCACCTCAGCTGTATCCTGCTCTACGTTCAGGCAGCGTCAAAGAGG ACATGGTGGAATTAATGCTGATGCAAAATGCCAAAATGCACCAGATTATAATGCACAACATGATGCAGAAAGCCATGCCTCCTATGGCCCTGTCGCCAACCAGGGGACCTGATATCTGTGCCACCCACGTTGGACAG CCAGATGTCAGGACAAGAGGAGGTGctgtccatcatcatcatcactacgaTCCTCACCCTGCAGCAACACAGCTGCCTCCTATCAGTTACCCTCCATGGTTATCATCAGGCATCCCAGCAGGACAAGCAGGGGGTCACCTCCCCCCCTTACACCATGCAACAGCACCTATTCAACTCCCACCAGTCAATGCGTAA